One stretch of Pararhizobium qamdonense DNA includes these proteins:
- a CDS encoding TadG family pilus assembly protein, which yields MIRDTLKRSNILTNTSGNIGMSAALVLPLVVLSLGLGVDFGYLTLQKQELQGVADLTAIVAASDLPNLETAARNHFKTNGLSMAIATKNGLINPDGKVIPKDQFAAKNGIATIVTGRYVPDPSLPTGQRFIANATPADAAQVTIEKEGTIHLAAMFSKPPTMSATGTAASTKLASFSVGSRLASLNDGILNQLLGQMLGTTISLKLMDYQALVNADINIQPFLKNVSTRLNLTAASYDDVLKANITMPQLLASMQAVQGVSAAANSALKALETATKLNKKTFTLSQILNIDPKKAISVNAGSNWAMKVSALDIVSTAAALANGNKQISLAAIAGLPGIASASVNLAIGEPPVTTPSHRLGAPGSAVRTAQTRLMIEVNIDGLALLAGLKIKLPIYVEVAYAEAKLADIRCYGGSATNASVSIDAVPGVAEIAIGTVNPTVLSNFSSDARVEKARILDSLLVRIDGIAHVEATNLKPQRLTFSPSEVAANSLKTVSTKDILTSATQTLLNNLDVDIQVLFLTLGSPKLVQAALAQTLGAVTPAIDTLIYNLLLAVGVRVGEADVRVTGVNCLQPVLVQ from the coding sequence ATGATCCGCGATACGCTGAAACGCTCCAATATTCTGACCAACACATCCGGCAATATCGGAATGTCCGCAGCCCTCGTTCTGCCCCTCGTCGTTCTGTCCCTCGGGCTTGGCGTCGATTTCGGCTATCTGACGCTGCAAAAGCAGGAACTGCAGGGCGTCGCGGACCTCACCGCCATCGTCGCTGCCTCCGATCTCCCCAATCTGGAAACTGCGGCGCGCAATCACTTCAAGACCAACGGCCTTTCCATGGCGATCGCAACCAAGAACGGGCTGATCAACCCGGACGGCAAGGTCATCCCGAAGGATCAGTTCGCAGCGAAAAACGGCATCGCCACGATCGTCACGGGGCGCTACGTGCCCGACCCGTCGCTGCCAACCGGACAGCGCTTCATCGCCAATGCCACGCCGGCGGATGCAGCCCAGGTCACGATCGAGAAGGAAGGCACGATCCACCTCGCGGCCATGTTCAGCAAACCGCCGACGATGAGCGCGACCGGCACGGCAGCCAGCACCAAGCTTGCCTCCTTCTCCGTCGGCTCAAGGCTCGCCAGCCTCAATGACGGCATTCTCAACCAACTCCTTGGCCAGATGCTCGGCACCACCATTTCCCTGAAGCTGATGGACTATCAGGCTCTGGTGAATGCGGATATCAACATCCAGCCCTTCCTCAAAAACGTCTCCACTCGTCTGAATCTGACGGCGGCGAGCTATGACGATGTGCTGAAGGCCAATATCACCATGCCACAGCTGCTTGCCTCCATGCAGGCGGTGCAAGGGGTCTCCGCTGCCGCGAACTCCGCGCTCAAGGCGCTGGAAACCGCGACAAAACTCAACAAGAAGACCTTTACTCTTTCGCAGATCCTCAACATCGATCCCAAGAAGGCGATCAGCGTCAATGCCGGCTCGAACTGGGCCATGAAGGTCAGCGCGCTCGATATCGTTTCAACGGCCGCAGCCCTTGCCAATGGCAACAAGCAGATATCGCTCGCCGCCATCGCCGGCCTGCCCGGCATTGCCTCCGCCAGCGTCAATCTTGCCATCGGCGAACCGCCGGTTACCACGCCCAGTCACAGGCTCGGCGCACCGGGTTCGGCCGTGCGCACTGCACAGACGCGGCTGATGATAGAGGTCAATATCGACGGTCTGGCGCTGCTGGCCGGTTTAAAGATCAAGCTGCCGATCTATGTTGAAGTGGCTTATGCCGAGGCCAAGCTTGCCGATATCCGCTGCTATGGCGGATCGGCCACCAATGCCAGCGTTTCGATCGATGCCGTTCCCGGCGTCGCCGAGATCGCGATCGGCACGGTCAATCCAACCGTATTGTCAAACTTCAGCAGCGACGCAAGGGTGGAAAAAGCGCGCATCCTCGATTCCCTGCTGGTGAGGATCGACGGCATTGCCCATGTCGAGGCCACGAACCTGAAGCCCCAGAGACTGACCTTCAGCCCGTCCGAAGTTGCGGCCAACTCTCTCAAGACGGTTTCGACCAAGGATATCCTGACCTCGGCGACGCAGACGCTGCTCAACAATCTCGATGTCGATATCCAGGTGCTGTTCCTGACGCTTGGCAGCCCCAAGCTCGTTCAGGCAGCGCTCGCCCAGACCTTGGGCGCCGTGACCCCGGCGATCGACACGCTGATCTACAATCTGCTGCTGGCGGTCGGTGTCCGGGTCGGCGAGGCCGATGTGCGCGTCACCGGCGTCAACTGCCTGCAGCCGGTTCTGGTTCAATAA
- a CDS encoding TadE/TadG family type IV pilus assembly protein, with protein MSLISRMRGDTKGAAALEFALVAPLFFLTIFSMIGYGIYLSAAHAVQQIAADAARTAVAGLSLTERKSLAQSFIQSSTLKYPFITPAKLKVDVADDAKNLNQFTVTIVYDASDLPIWKLFSFALPDENIRRYATVRLGGI; from the coding sequence ATGTCTCTGATATCGCGGATGCGCGGCGATACCAAAGGTGCGGCGGCGCTGGAATTTGCCCTGGTCGCCCCTCTGTTCTTCCTGACGATTTTCAGCATGATCGGCTATGGCATTTATCTGAGTGCCGCGCATGCCGTGCAGCAGATCGCCGCTGATGCGGCCCGTACCGCAGTCGCCGGCCTGTCATTGACGGAGCGAAAAAGTCTCGCGCAAAGCTTCATCCAGTCATCGACGCTGAAGTACCCCTTCATCACCCCGGCAAAGCTGAAGGTTGATGTCGCAGATGACGCAAAGAACCTCAACCAATTCACCGTGACCATCGTCTACGACGCGAGCGACCTGCCGATCTGGAAGCTGTTTTCCTTCGCGCTGCCCGACGAAAACATCAGACGTTACGCAACCGTAAGGCTGGGAGGCATTTGA
- a CDS encoding DUF1003 domain-containing protein — protein sequence MPHLDEISRTLFGKASSELGAIERRVLHHAKERKIVSEDTNASFIAGQGFGDRMADSIARIGGSWGFIIAFLIFLVVWAFANTVLLTRDAFDPYPFIFLNLLLSMIAAIQAPIIMMSQNRQAMKDRFDASKDYEVNLKSEVELISLHNKIDTVLLREISELRADVARLQIQLAQYRDKDNL from the coding sequence ATGCCGCATCTTGACGAAATCTCCCGCACTCTCTTCGGCAAAGCCAGCAGCGAACTCGGAGCCATCGAGCGCCGCGTTCTGCACCACGCCAAAGAACGCAAGATCGTCTCCGAGGACACCAATGCCAGCTTCATTGCCGGACAAGGGTTTGGCGACCGGATGGCCGACAGCATTGCCCGGATCGGCGGTTCCTGGGGTTTCATCATCGCCTTCCTGATTTTCCTGGTTGTCTGGGCATTCGCCAACACGGTCTTGCTGACGCGCGATGCTTTCGACCCCTACCCCTTCATCTTCCTCAATCTGCTCTTGTCGATGATCGCCGCCATCCAGGCGCCGATCATCATGATGTCGCAAAACCGCCAGGCGATGAAGGATCGCTTCGATGCCTCCAAGGATTACGAGGTTAACTTAAAGTCTGAAGTGGAGCTGATTTCGCTGCACAACAAGATCGATACGGTGCTGCTGCGCGAGATATCCGAACTTCGCGCAGATGTCGCCCGGTTGCAAATTCAACTCGCGCAGTACAGGGACAAGGACAACCTGTAG
- a CDS encoding LTA synthase family protein yields MKLETALASFESAAIAATASRAYGPHISFGARHAKTLSIARHLSLSLLLSIALIFCVEWIARNSAMEAVRFFLDPARPAWTTIGVFFLLFLAVDAIFARENFGVILLSPLALVPALVSRQKQIFLSDPLYPTDFLFGRQIMELMPVLVRDRPWTAVGIVVGLVVALVALAWLIRFAWRRFPNLSRRQRLARFAVALPLLGAFYHLMDYNTFSWVRDRLQVIPIMWDQTENYRHNGFTMAFALNLPMANVTAPQGYMADAIDKILTKPMPAGTSHRGKPDVIVLMSESFWDPTRLPNVKLSPDPMPTIREMQSGNVFSPEFGGMTANVEFEALTGFSNAFLPYGSIPYQQYIRNPIPSLATFFRGEGYVARAVHPFQKWFWNRSAVYKAFGFDQFKSEENMPVMQKRGIFASDESLTKEIIRQADQLRDPFFFFTVTLQGHGPYEANRYAKNTIKVEGNLPAADKQVLETYAQGIKEADDSLKMLMDWANERDRETIIVLFGDHLPPLNTVYPNSGFMNDVTASRKGSLEQMKAQHETPLVVWSNKTGPVKDIGSISPAFLSYQILKQGGFEHPYYTGFLGNIFEKYPIIDRYMLVDAAGKETAGWGRKKTIPPLIRDYRFLQHDMMFGQRYATDRFFQSHADLFANAL; encoded by the coding sequence ATGAAATTGGAGACGGCCTTGGCCAGTTTTGAATCGGCAGCAATCGCTGCCACTGCTTCCAGGGCATATGGTCCGCACATCAGTTTTGGCGCCCGCCATGCCAAGACGCTGTCGATTGCACGGCATCTCTCGCTGTCTCTGCTTTTGTCTATCGCGTTGATTTTCTGTGTGGAATGGATCGCCCGCAATTCCGCAATGGAGGCGGTGCGGTTTTTCCTCGACCCGGCGCGCCCGGCCTGGACGACAATCGGCGTATTCTTTCTGCTCTTTCTCGCCGTCGATGCCATTTTCGCGCGCGAAAATTTTGGCGTCATTCTGCTTTCGCCGCTGGCGCTCGTCCCGGCACTTGTGAGCCGCCAGAAGCAGATCTTTCTGTCTGACCCGCTCTACCCCACGGATTTCCTGTTCGGCCGCCAGATCATGGAGTTGATGCCGGTTCTGGTGCGCGACCGTCCGTGGACGGCTGTCGGTATCGTTGTCGGCCTCGTGGTCGCGCTGGTTGCCCTTGCCTGGCTCATCCGTTTTGCCTGGCGCCGTTTTCCGAATCTGTCCCGGCGCCAGCGCCTGGCGCGCTTTGCCGTGGCCTTGCCTCTGCTTGGCGCATTCTATCATCTGATGGACTACAACACGTTCTCCTGGGTGCGCGATCGCCTGCAGGTCATTCCGATCATGTGGGACCAGACCGAAAACTATCGCCACAACGGCTTCACCATGGCCTTTGCACTGAACCTGCCGATGGCCAACGTCACCGCACCGCAGGGCTACATGGCGGATGCGATCGACAAGATCCTGACCAAGCCGATGCCGGCCGGCACGTCGCATCGCGGCAAGCCAGACGTGATCGTGCTGATGAGCGAATCCTTCTGGGATCCGACCCGCCTGCCGAACGTCAAACTGTCGCCCGATCCGATGCCGACGATCCGCGAGATGCAGTCGGGCAATGTCTTTTCGCCGGAATTCGGAGGGATGACCGCCAATGTCGAGTTCGAGGCGCTGACCGGTTTTTCGAATGCCTTCCTTCCCTATGGCAGCATTCCCTATCAGCAATATATCCGCAACCCGATCCCGTCGCTCGCCACCTTCTTCCGGGGCGAAGGCTATGTGGCGCGCGCCGTGCATCCGTTCCAGAAATGGTTCTGGAACCGCAGTGCCGTCTACAAGGCGTTCGGGTTTGATCAGTTCAAGTCGGAAGAGAATATGCCGGTCATGCAGAAGCGCGGCATTTTCGCATCGGACGAATCGCTGACCAAGGAAATCATCCGCCAGGCCGATCAGCTGCGTGACCCGTTCTTCTTCTTCACGGTCACCCTGCAGGGCCATGGCCCGTATGAGGCCAACCGCTATGCCAAGAACACCATCAAGGTCGAAGGCAACCTTCCCGCTGCCGACAAGCAGGTGCTCGAAACCTATGCGCAGGGCATCAAGGAAGCCGATGACAGCCTGAAGATGCTGATGGACTGGGCGAACGAGCGCGACCGCGAAACCATCATCGTGCTGTTTGGCGATCACCTGCCGCCGCTCAACACGGTCTATCCGAACAGCGGCTTCATGAACGACGTCACCGCATCGCGCAAAGGCTCGCTCGAACAGATGAAGGCGCAGCACGAAACGCCGCTCGTGGTCTGGTCGAACAAGACAGGCCCGGTCAAGGATATCGGCTCGATCAGCCCGGCCTTCCTGTCCTACCAGATCCTCAAGCAGGGCGGCTTCGAGCATCCCTACTATACCGGCTTTCTCGGCAATATCTTTGAAAAGTACCCCATCATCGACCGCTACATGCTTGTCGATGCCGCAGGCAAGGAGACCGCAGGTTGGGGCCGCAAGAAGACCATCCCGCCGCTCATCCGCGACTATCGCTTCCTGCAGCATGACATGATGTTTGGCCAGCGCTATGCGACAGACCGGTTCTTCCAGTCGCACGCCGATCTGTTTGCAAACGCGCTGTAA
- a CDS encoding NAD+ synthase, which yields MTAQKTISTTFRIAVAQLNPTVGDVAGNLAKAREARADAARSGADLLLLTELFISGYPPEDLVLKPAFLKACQKAVDALAADTADGGPGVIVGYPRQGEAGRHNSVAVLDGGEVLVVRDKLDLPNYGEFDEKRVFTEGAMPGPVNFRGVRLGVPICEEIWNDLGVCETLAESGAEILLVPNGSPYYRGKIDVRYQVVLRQVIETGLPIIYANQVCGQDELVFDGASFAFNADRQLAFQMSQFEESISISEWHRNGDGWVCQRGMMSRLSQQEEADYRACMLGFRDYVNKNGFKNVVLGLSGGIDSAICAALAVDALGEERVRTVMLPYRYTSADSFKDAEDCAKALGCRYDIVPIEEPVKGFLSALSEMFEGTESGITEENLQSRTRGTILMALSNKFGSMVVTTGNKSEMSVGYATLYGDMNGGFNPIKDLYKMQVYGLSRWRNTTVPPGALGPSGEVIPKNIIDKAPSAELRPNQTDQDSLPPYPVLDDILECLVEKEMGTEEIVARGHDEATVHRIEHLLYIAEYKRRQSAPGVKITKKNFGRDRRYPITNRFRDR from the coding sequence ATGACCGCGCAAAAGACCATTTCCACGACGTTCCGCATCGCTGTTGCCCAGCTCAACCCAACGGTTGGCGATGTCGCCGGCAATCTCGCCAAGGCGCGCGAAGCCCGCGCTGATGCGGCGCGCAGCGGCGCCGACCTGCTTCTGCTGACCGAATTGTTTATCTCCGGCTATCCGCCGGAAGATCTGGTGCTGAAGCCGGCGTTTCTCAAAGCCTGCCAGAAGGCCGTCGATGCGCTGGCAGCCGACACGGCGGATGGTGGCCCGGGTGTCATCGTCGGCTATCCACGGCAGGGGGAAGCGGGGCGCCACAATTCCGTTGCGGTTCTCGACGGTGGTGAGGTGCTCGTCGTTCGCGACAAGCTCGATCTGCCCAATTACGGCGAGTTCGACGAAAAGCGTGTCTTTACAGAAGGCGCAATGCCGGGACCGGTCAATTTTCGCGGCGTACGGCTCGGCGTTCCAATCTGCGAGGAAATCTGGAACGATTTGGGCGTCTGCGAGACGCTGGCGGAGAGCGGTGCTGAAATCCTGCTGGTGCCGAACGGCTCGCCCTATTATCGCGGCAAGATCGACGTGCGCTATCAGGTGGTGCTTCGCCAGGTGATCGAGACGGGTCTGCCGATTATCTATGCCAATCAGGTATGTGGCCAGGATGAACTCGTGTTTGACGGCGCAAGCTTTGCCTTCAATGCCGACCGGCAGCTCGCATTCCAGATGAGCCAGTTCGAAGAGAGCATTTCCATTTCCGAATGGCACAGAAACGGCGATGGCTGGGTCTGCCAGCGCGGCATGATGTCGAGGCTGTCGCAGCAGGAGGAGGCCGACTACCGCGCCTGCATGCTGGGCTTTCGCGATTACGTCAACAAGAACGGCTTCAAGAATGTCGTGCTTGGCCTGTCCGGCGGCATCGATTCGGCGATCTGTGCGGCCCTTGCCGTCGATGCGCTGGGCGAGGAGCGCGTGCGCACGGTGATGCTGCCCTACCGCTATACCTCAGCTGATTCCTTCAAGGATGCCGAGGACTGCGCCAAGGCGCTCGGCTGCCGATACGATATCGTTCCGATCGAAGAGCCGGTAAAGGGCTTTTTGAGCGCTTTGTCGGAAATGTTCGAGGGAACAGAATCGGGCATTACCGAGGAAAACCTGCAGAGCCGTACGCGCGGCACCATCCTGATGGCGCTGTCCAACAAGTTTGGCTCGATGGTGGTGACCACCGGCAACAAGTCGGAAATGTCGGTCGGCTACGCGACGCTTTATGGCGACATGAATGGCGGCTTCAATCCGATCAAGGACCTCTATAAGATGCAGGTCTATGGCCTGTCGCGCTGGCGCAACACGACCGTGCCGCCAGGCGCGCTCGGGCCATCGGGCGAGGTGATCCCGAAGAACATCATCGACAAGGCGCCCTCGGCCGAGCTTCGTCCCAACCAGACGGACCAGGATTCGCTGCCGCCTTATCCGGTGCTCGACGATATCCTCGAATGCCTGGTCGAAAAGGAAATGGGCACGGAAGAGATCGTCGCGCGCGGCCATGACGAGGCGACCGTGCACCGGATCGAGCATCTGCTTTATATCGCTGAATACAAGCGCCGCCAGTCGGCACCGGGCGTGAAGATCACCAAGAAGAACTTTGGCCGCGACCGGCGCTATCCGATCACCAACCGGTTTCGCGACCGGTAG
- a CDS encoding TolB family protein, protein MRSSVEIYTIATGETRIVWKTQQLVEAPNWSPDGQSLVINGDGLLYRLAVTGGEPQLIDTGFARTCNNDHGISPDGTTIVISDKTEFGASTIYTLPAGGGVPQQVTLNRPSYWHGWSPDGKTLAYCGIRDQVFDIYTIPVEGGEETRLTFGEGRNDGPDYGHDGAWIYFNSSRSGRMQIWRVRADGSDVTRVTDSEYGDWFPHPSPDGKHLLVLSYDGDVFDHPRDLDVRLRLMDPDGGNARVLFSLFGGQGTINVPNWSPDGTAFAFVRYEPAANQ, encoded by the coding sequence ATGCGCAGTTCGGTCGAAATCTACACGATTGCCACGGGCGAAACCCGCATCGTCTGGAAGACCCAGCAGCTGGTCGAGGCTCCGAACTGGTCGCCGGACGGGCAGTCGCTTGTCATCAACGGCGATGGATTGCTCTATCGCCTGGCCGTTACAGGTGGCGAACCGCAGCTGATCGATACCGGCTTTGCCCGCACCTGCAACAACGATCACGGCATTTCGCCGGATGGAACGACGATCGTTATCAGCGACAAGACGGAATTCGGCGCATCGACGATTTATACGTTGCCGGCCGGAGGCGGTGTGCCGCAGCAGGTGACGCTAAACCGGCCGTCCTACTGGCATGGCTGGTCGCCTGACGGCAAGACGCTGGCCTATTGCGGCATTCGCGATCAGGTCTTCGATATCTACACCATTCCCGTCGAGGGCGGCGAGGAGACCCGGCTGACCTTCGGCGAGGGGCGCAATGACGGTCCCGACTACGGTCATGACGGTGCGTGGATCTATTTCAACTCCAGCCGCAGCGGCCGGATGCAGATCTGGCGGGTGCGCGCCGATGGCTCGGATGTGACGCGCGTGACCGACAGCGAATATGGCGACTGGTTCCCGCATCCGTCTCCCGACGGCAAACACCTGCTGGTCCTCTCCTATGACGGCGACGTGTTTGATCACCCGCGCGATCTCGACGTGCGGCTGCGGCTGATGGATCCGGATGGCGGCAATGCGCGCGTGCTGTTCAGCCTGTTTGGCGGGCAGGGCACGATCAACGTTCCCAACTGGTCGCCCGATGGCACTGCGTTCGCTTTCGTGCGCTACGAGCCGGCTGCGAACCAATAG
- a CDS encoding LacI family DNA-binding transcriptional regulator encodes MAHEFLVKDIAFQAGLSAATVDRVLNERPGVRKQTELRVRAAIRELEKQQAGVEIQGRKFGIDIVMEAPDRFTDTVRDAFESESLTFLPTMFRSRFHFAEMMRPGDIVQLLDRIRLRGTDGVVLKAPDVPEISAAVARLEQSGIPVVTLVTDLPNAPRTAYAGADNRAAGETAAYLIGERFSGQPATVLATLSSSRFRGEEEREIGFRRTLRDRYPSIGIVEISEGLGRDDATGALVTAALSAHPGINAVYSIGGGNRAVLSAFAQANRTCAVFVAHDLDSGNLDLLRSGKIHFVLHHDLKADVRTVFRAIIGRRSAVTAPGVARLSAVEVITPYNIPLSLR; translated from the coding sequence ATGGCGCACGAGTTTCTGGTCAAGGACATCGCGTTTCAGGCCGGATTGAGCGCTGCCACGGTCGATCGCGTCCTCAACGAACGTCCGGGCGTACGGAAACAGACGGAACTGCGCGTGCGCGCCGCCATCCGCGAGCTGGAAAAACAGCAGGCGGGCGTCGAAATCCAGGGACGCAAGTTTGGCATTGATATCGTCATGGAAGCCCCCGACCGGTTCACCGACACGGTGCGCGATGCGTTCGAGAGCGAAAGCCTGACATTCCTGCCGACGATGTTCCGCTCCCGCTTCCATTTCGCCGAAATGATGCGGCCGGGCGACATTGTCCAGTTGCTCGACCGGATACGCCTGCGCGGCACCGATGGTGTGGTGCTGAAAGCGCCGGATGTGCCCGAGATCAGCGCCGCCGTCGCGCGGCTCGAACAATCCGGTATCCCCGTGGTCACACTGGTCACCGATCTGCCCAACGCGCCGCGCACCGCCTATGCAGGCGCGGACAACAGGGCAGCGGGCGAAACCGCCGCCTATCTGATCGGCGAACGTTTCTCCGGCCAGCCGGCGACGGTGCTGGCAACCCTGTCGAGCAGCCGGTTCCGGGGCGAAGAAGAACGCGAAATCGGCTTTCGCCGCACCTTGCGCGACCGCTATCCGTCGATCGGCATCGTCGAAATCAGCGAGGGTCTCGGGCGCGACGATGCGACGGGCGCTCTGGTAACGGCAGCGCTTTCAGCCCATCCCGGCATCAACGCCGTCTATTCGATCGGCGGCGGCAATCGCGCAGTGCTTTCTGCCTTTGCGCAAGCGAACCGGACATGCGCCGTGTTCGTGGCCCATGATCTCGACAGCGGAAATCTCGACCTGCTGCGCAGTGGAAAAATCCATTTCGTCCTGCATCACGACCTGAAAGCCGACGTGCGCACCGTCTTCCGGGCCATCATCGGCCGCCGCAGCGCGGTTACGGCACCCGGCGTCGCCCGTCTCTCCGCCGTCGAGGTCATCACGCCCTACAATATTCCGCTATCGCTGCGGTGA
- a CDS encoding phytanoyl-CoA dioxygenase family protein, whose product MKTDNNIKQRADRVWLTEASCDLEDFRTEVERTVSLADYPHAERAEKNVLIYNGASVLKAAATPDGRRAVLAEICEAFATGPGVIVLKQAFEDTDVIDAASGIFDDIINEQHRTNSGGGDHFAKPGANDRIWNSLEKHCLRAPENFAAYYGNALIALVSEAWLGPSYQMTAQVNRVNPGGAAQSAHRDYHLGFQSSAVIEQFPAHVHRLSPVLTLQGAVAHCDMPLESGPTLFLPFSQTYVPGYLALKRPEFRAYFDEHHVQLPLEKGDLVFFNPALFHAAGTNRSEGIKRVANLLQVSSAFGRAMETVNRERMSGVLYPALKAMLADGRLSAAQAACAIASCAEGYSFPTNLDRDPPVGGLAPKTQAQLMHEALSSNWEEAQFTAALAAQSEKKLS is encoded by the coding sequence ATGAAGACCGACAATAATATCAAGCAGCGCGCCGACCGCGTCTGGCTGACGGAGGCCAGCTGCGATCTGGAGGATTTCCGGACCGAGGTGGAGCGGACGGTGTCGCTTGCCGACTATCCGCATGCCGAGCGCGCCGAGAAGAACGTTCTGATCTACAATGGCGCCAGCGTGCTGAAGGCGGCCGCCACCCCCGACGGGCGCCGGGCAGTGCTGGCTGAGATCTGCGAGGCCTTCGCGACCGGGCCGGGCGTCATCGTCTTGAAGCAAGCTTTCGAGGACACGGACGTGATCGATGCGGCCAGCGGCATTTTCGACGATATTATCAACGAACAGCACCGCACCAATAGCGGTGGCGGCGATCATTTTGCCAAGCCGGGGGCCAATGACCGCATTTGGAATTCGCTGGAAAAGCATTGCCTGCGTGCGCCAGAGAATTTTGCCGCCTACTACGGCAATGCGCTGATCGCCTTGGTCAGCGAGGCCTGGCTTGGGCCGAGCTACCAAATGACCGCGCAGGTCAACCGGGTCAATCCGGGCGGTGCGGCGCAATCGGCGCACCGGGATTACCATCTCGGTTTTCAGTCCTCCGCAGTGATCGAGCAGTTTCCGGCACATGTCCACCGGCTGTCGCCAGTCCTGACGCTGCAGGGCGCCGTTGCCCATTGCGACATGCCGCTGGAAAGCGGACCAACCTTGTTCCTGCCGTTCAGCCAGACCTATGTGCCCGGCTATCTGGCGCTGAAACGTCCGGAGTTCCGCGCGTATTTCGATGAGCACCATGTTCAACTGCCCTTGGAAAAGGGTGATCTGGTATTCTTCAATCCGGCGCTGTTTCACGCCGCAGGCACCAACCGCTCCGAGGGCATCAAGCGGGTGGCGAACCTCCTGCAGGTTTCCTCCGCCTTTGGCCGGGCGATGGAGACGGTCAACCGGGAGCGCATGAGCGGCGTTCTTTATCCTGCCTTGAAGGCAATGCTTGCGGACGGCCGGCTGTCCGCAGCGCAAGCGGCGTGCGCCATTGCCTCCTGCGCCGAGGGCTATTCCTTCCCGACCAATCTCGACCGCGATCCGCCGGTCGGCGGGCTTGCGCCGAAGACGCAGGCGCAGTTGATGCATGAGGCGCTGTCAAGCAACTGGGAGGAGGCTCAGTTTACGGCCGCACTTGCGGCGCAGTCGGAGAAGAAGCTCAGTTAG
- a CDS encoding SDR family oxidoreductase, translating into MSNDHGRLDGKIAIVTGGTQGLGATIATLFAERGAAGIVICGRNAVKGEAKAEEIGKATGTKVVYVQADLEQVEDARKVVAACDSAFGRVDALVNAAAITDRGTILDTSPDLFDRMFAVNVRAPFFLMQEAINVMRREKIEGTIVNIGSMSAKAGQPFIAAYCASKGALETLTKNTAYAVLRNRIRVNGLNIGWMASEGEDRIQREYHGAASDWLDKAAASQPFGRLVDPAEVARACAYLSSGESGLMTGSVICFDQSIWGAYDGSPHPVAAI; encoded by the coding sequence ATGAGCAATGACCATGGCCGTCTGGACGGCAAGATCGCGATCGTGACCGGGGGGACGCAAGGGCTGGGGGCGACGATCGCGACGCTGTTTGCCGAGCGCGGTGCGGCTGGCATCGTCATCTGCGGCCGCAATGCCGTGAAGGGCGAGGCCAAGGCCGAAGAGATCGGCAAGGCGACCGGTACCAAGGTCGTCTACGTGCAGGCCGATCTCGAACAGGTGGAGGATGCGCGCAAGGTTGTGGCTGCCTGCGACAGTGCGTTTGGCCGCGTCGATGCGCTGGTCAATGCGGCGGCGATCACCGATCGCGGCACGATCCTCGATACAAGCCCGGACCTGTTCGACCGGATGTTTGCTGTCAATGTGCGCGCGCCGTTCTTCCTGATGCAGGAGGCGATCAACGTGATGCGCCGGGAAAAGATCGAGGGCACCATCGTCAATATCGGCTCGATGTCGGCCAAGGCCGGCCAGCCGTTCATCGCAGCCTATTGCGCCTCCAAGGGCGCCTTGGAAACGCTGACCAAGAACACCGCCTATGCCGTGTTGCGCAACCGGATCCGCGTCAATGGCCTCAATATCGGCTGGATGGCCTCTGAAGGCGAGGATCGCATCCAGCGGGAATATCATGGCGCGGCCAGCGACTGGCTGGACAAGGCTGCGGCAAGCCAGCCGTTTGGCCGTCTGGTCGATCCGGCCGAGGTGGCGCGGGCCTGCGCCTATCTGTCATCTGGTGAATCCGGCCTGATGACCGGCTCGGTGATCTGCTTTGACCAGTCGATCTGGGGTGCCTATGACGGCTCGCCGCATCCGGTTGCCGCCATCTGA